TGTGGAAACAGTGTTCTAGTGAAtagaatatgaagaaaaggaatactCATCGTTTATTAAACTAGAGGCTTATGcctgaaaacttgaagaagctCGGGAAattgaggattcctgtaggaaactcattgacgccactatatatatatatatatatatatatatatatatatatatatatatatatatatatatatatatggtagtccacataaggaaaattaaaagatgtgtatatgtaaaaatgctctacaACTTCGTTCGTCACTGGACCTCTTCTTCGAGCCTTTTCATAATAAGAGCTCTAAGAAGAGGTGCCgtagcggacgaaactgtagagcatttctacacatACACAATATCTTTTCATTTTCCTCATGTGGTCTACCATATATTaggttatcttcgtgctaaggaagattacatctgtaatatatatatatatatatatatatatatatatatatatatatatatatatatatatatatatatatatatatatatatatatatatatatatatatatatatatatacatatatatatatatatgtatatatatatatatatatatatatacatacatatatatatatatatatatatatatatatatgtatatatatatatatatatatatatatatatatatatatatacacatatatgtatatatatatatatatatatatatatatatatatatatatatgtatatatatatatatatatatatatatatatatatatatatatatgtatgtatatatatatatatatatatatatatatatatatacatatatatatatatatatatatacacatatatgtgtatatatatatatatatatatatatatatatatatatatatatatatatatatactactactactactactactactactactactaccaaagtgACGCAcataagggtttcgcccagaccaaagggctcatcaggtgggtttagccTACTCCcatttttgcaggcttggttcccacgaccctcctttcctcccttgtTTCATCATCttaacaattcaaaattcatcagtagAATGTCATATAATAATTGATGCTAACTGATGAAGAGGAGAGGACATTTGTAACCTCTTTCAgtgttctgggcattgaacttacgggtttttacgccgCACCGGAGGTAGTCCCTGTTTACCGAAATAGGTTTTGGCCAACTtgcctcactccagctagccacaTACAGTAGTAGCCAATTGTGGCCGATGACAGCATTCAAAATTTATCTGTGCACCATGAATGTTTTATGATGATTAACGACTTAGTCTAACTACATAATCCTTCCATCtcagtctgtactttatccgatgatgtaggtttgtacttctacatcaaaggatatttcctccagaattttttttctttccttctcttgtttttttctttttttctttttgtagcttCTTCccctcttgtttcttttcttcgttTTTTACTGTTGCTTCCTTTTTTGGGggcgttttatattttttttattttggggggattttttatgttttttgctgctttcctccttcttcttctcttcctcctccttctcctcctcctcttcctccttcttttccttctcttattGCTGctgattccttttttttaattttttttttttaattttttgggattttgttttatttatttattttttttttttttttgctacttcacctttttctcctgcttctcttccttctcttgttgctgctccttccttttcctttttctttttttattttttatattttaaggattttatattttctagttgtttttttttttgggggggggggattttctatGTCTTttgcttcttctccttcttctcctcctgcttctcttccttctcttgttactgctctttttttttttttttagttttatcttttttgggATTATGTATTTTGCCTTTTCATCtctttcttctcctcttgcttctatttttttcttctttttttttggattttttctttttttatcttaggGTTTTATCTTATTTTGGATGATTATGGTTTttgcttcttctccttcttctcctcctgcttctcttctttctcttgttactgctctttttcttttagttttatatttttttggattatgTTCTTTgcctcttcttctctttcttctcctcctgcttctcttctttctcttgctgctgctcctttttttcttctttttttttggattttttctttttttatcttatggttttatctttttgtggattattatgttctttgcttcttcttcttcttcttcccctcctgcttctctcatttctcttgttgctgctccctctcttttttcttcttttttttggatttttttttcatcttatagttttatctttttgtggattattatgttttttgcttcttcttctcctcctgcttctcttctttctcttgttgctgctcttttttttctcatggttttatctttttgtggattattatgttttttgcttcttcttctcctcctgcttctcttctttctcttgttgctgctcttttttttctcatagttttatctttttgtggATTATTATGTTTTTTGCTTCTTctactcctcctgcttctcttctttctcttgttgctgctcttttttttctcatgGTTTTATCTTTTTGTGGATTATTATGTTTTTTGCTTCTTctactcctcctgcttctcttctttctcttgttgctgctccttttttttttctcatagttttatctttttgtggATTATTATGTTTTTTGCTTCTTctactcctcctgcttctcttctttctcttgttgctgctcttttttttctcatggttttatctttttgtggattattatgttttttgcttcttcttctcctcctgcttctcttctttctcttgttgctgctcttttttttctcatagttttatctttttgtggATTATTATGTTTTTTGCTTCTTctactcctcctgcttctcttctttctcttgttgctgctcttttttttctcatagttttatctttttgtggattattatgttttttgcttcttcttctcctcctgcttctcttctttctcttgttgctgatcttttttttctcatagttttatctttttgtggATTATTATGTTTTTTGCTTCTTctactcctcctgcttctcttctttctcttgttgctgctctttttttctcatagttttatctttttgtggATTATTATGTTTTTTGCTTCTTctactcctcctgcttctcttctttctcttgttgctgatcttttttttctcatagttttatctttttgtggATTATTATGTTTTTTGCTTCTTctactcctcctgcttctcttctttctcttgttgctgctcttttttttctcatagttttatctttttgtggATTATTATGTTTTTTGCTTCTTctactcctcctgcttctcttctttctcttgttgctgctcttttttttctcatagttttatctttttgtggATTATTATGTTTTTTGCTTCTTctactcctcctgcttctcttctttctcttgttgctgctctttttttctcatagttttatctttttgtggattattatgttttttgcttcttcttctcctcctgcttctcttctttctcttgttgctgctcttttttttctcatagttttatctttttgtggATTATTATGTTTTTTGCTTCTTctactcctcctgcttctcttctttctcttgttgctgctcttttttttctcatagttttatctttttgtggATTATTATGTTTTTTGCTTCTTctactcctcctgcttctcttctttctcttgttgctgctccttttttttttctcatagttttatctttttgtggATTATTATGTTTTTTGCTTCTTctactcctcctgcttctcttctttctcttgttgctgctcttttttttctcatagttttatctttttgtggATTATTATGTTTTTTGCTTCTTctactcctcctgcttctcttctttctcttgttgctgctcctttttttttctcatagttttATCTTTTTGAGGATTATTgttttttgcttcttcttcttcttctcttctttctcttgttaCTGCTGCTATTTTTTTCTGGATGTTATAGTTTTTCATTGGGTGGATTTTTCATGTTTTCAACTGTTTCTCTtcattcttctcctcctgcttctcttccctttcttgttgctgctgcttcttttatagttttatttttttttaatttattttatagtttttattttataggtttttattttatttttttatagtttttttattctatagttttttatttcatttatttatttgggattttatagttttttttcattttcgggggattttagtttttatttttatttttttttattttatagtttttatttttttatattttatagtttacttttatttttggggggattttatatttattttaatttttggggggatatagtttattttttatttttgggtggttagagttttcttatggggggggggattttttatgttttttactgCTTCTCCTCCTGACTCTCACGCCCACCAGCTGCTTGCTGTTTCTGCTAGCTCATAACTGAGGCTGTTACCTTCTGTTAATGGTAACTCCTGTCTCTGCTATTGCCAGCTGCTGCTACTGCTAGCTGCTGcatgctgttgctgctgctactagctGCTGCTACTTGCTACTGCTAGCTGCTGgtgctgcttgctgctgcttgcAGCTGTTTGCTGCTGCTTGCAGCTGTTTGCTGCTGCTTGCAGCTGCTTGCTGCTGCTTCAGCTGCTGCTTCAGCTGCTGCTTCAGCTGCTGCATGCTTCTGCTTCCGCTGCTGCATGCTTCTGCTTCCGCTGCTGCATGCTTCTGCTTCCGCTGCTGCATGCTTCTGCTTGAGCTGCTGCATGCTTCTGCTTGAGCTGCTGCATGCTTCTGCTTGAGCTGCTGCCTGCTTCTGCTTCCACTGCTGCATGCTTCTGCTTGAGCTGCTGCCTGCTTCTGCTTCCGCTGGTGCATGCTTCTGCTTCTGCTGCTTCTGCTTGAGCTGCTGCCTGCTTCTGCTTCCGCTGCTGCCTGCTTCTGCTTCCGCTGCTGCATgcttctgcttctgctgctgcATGCTTCTGCTTGAGCTGCTGCCTGCTTCTGCTTGAGCTGCTGCCTGCTTCTGCTTCCGCTGCTGCCTGCTTCTGCTTCCGCTGCTGCATGCTTCTGCTTCCGCTGCTGCATGCTTCTGCTTCCGCTGCTGCATGCTTCTGCTTGAGCTGCTGCCTGCTTCTGCTTGAGCTGCTGCCTGCTTCTGCTTCCGCTGCTGCCTGCTTCTGCTTCCGCTGCTGCATGCTTCTGCTTGAGCTGCTGCCTGCTTCTGCTTGAGCTGCTGCCTGCTTCTGCTTCCGCTGCTGCCTGCTTCTGCTTCCGCTGCTGCATGCTTCTGCTTGAGCTGCTGCATGCTTCTGCTTGAGCTGCTGCCTGCTTCTGCTTCCGCTGCTGCCTGCTTCTGCTTCCGCTGCTGCATGCTTCTGCTTGAGCTGCTGCATGCTTCTGCTTGAGCTGCTGCCTGCTTCTGCTTCCGCTGCTGCCTGCTTCTGCTTCCGCTGCTGCATGCTTCTGCTTGAGCTGCTGCCTGCTTCTGCTTGAGCTGCTGCCTGCTTCTGCTTCCGCTGCTGCCTGCTTCTGCTTCCGCTGCTGCATGCTTCTGCTTGAGCTGCTGCATGCTTCTGCTTGAGCTGCTGCCTGCTTCTGCTTCCGCTGCTGCCTGCTTCTGCTTCCGCTGCTGCCTGCTTCTGCTTCCGCTGCTGCATGCTTCTGCTTGAGCTGCTGCATGCTTCTGCTTGAGCTGCTGCCTGCTTCTGCTTGAGCTGCTGCATGCTTCTGCTTGAGCTGCTGCCTGCTTCTGCTTCCGCTGCTGCCTGCTTCTGCTTCCGCTGCTGCCTGCTTCTGCTTCCGCTGCTGCATGCTTCTGCTTGAGCTGCTGCCTGCTTCTGCTTCCGCTGCTGCATGCTTCTGCTTGAGCTGCTGCATGCTTCTGCTTGAGCTGCTGCCTGCTTCTGCTTCCGCTGCTGCCTGCTTCTGCTTGAGCTGTTGCCTGCTTCTGCTTGAGCTTCTGCCTGCTGCTGCTTCCGCTGCTGCCTGTTTCTGCTTGAACTGCTGCATGCTTCTGCTTGAGCTGCTGCATGCTTCTGCTTCCGCTGGTGCATGCTTCTGCTTCCGCTGGTGCATGCTTCTGCTTGAGCTGCTGCCTGCTTCTGCTTGAGCTGCTGCCTGCTTCTGCTTGAGCTTCTGCTTGCTTCTGCTTGAGCTGCTGCCTGCTTCTGCTTCCGCTGCTGCCTGCTTCTGCTTGAGCTGCTGCATGCTTCTGCTTCCGCTGCTGCATGCTTCTGCTTGAGCTGCTGCATGCTTCTGCTTGAGCTGCTGCATGCTTCTGCTTCAGCTGCTGCCTGCTTCTGCTTGAGCTGCTGCATGCTTCTGCTTCAGCTGCTGCATGcttctgctgcagctgctgcttgccTCTGTTGCAGCCGCTTGCTACTGCAACTATTGCTGCTGCAAGGTACTGCAGCCAGCACCTGCTGCTTGCTGTTGCTCATAGCTGCTGCTAGCTTCTTCTGCtaactgctgctgctagctgctgctAACTGTTTCTGCTCccttgctgctgcttttgctactgTTGCTAACTTCTTCTGCTAGCTGCGGCTAACTTCTACTACTGCTGCTAACctctgctgctgctagctgctgcAGCTGCTAACTGATGCTCCACTGCTGCTAGTTTCTAAAAAATTTTACTGCTGCTGCTGCCCCCCTAAACCATGAATGCCTCCCTCCAAAAGATGCAGCTGCTAACTGATGCTCCACTGCTGCTAGTTTCTAAAAGtttctactgctgctgctgctgctgcccccCTAAACCATGAATGCTTccctccaaaagatgcagcttctcttcccagccaaagatgtccTGGTCCACCTTATAAAACCTTGCATTGCATACCAGAAGAATTCCTTTTCAGTTTCTTGCTGTATTTCAGCGAAGAAATCGTCAAACTGAATTCCATATTCTGCACTGTCCATCTCCTCACTTGGGTCCTTTTCAGATACTTCATTCATTTCTGTATGTTCCATCGTTTCTCCTGCCAAATGATTTGCCCCATCGTATGTTTCTGCTTGTAATCTCTCTACTTCCTCCCGATCCATCAAACCTAGGAATTGTTCTACTTCGCTGTGTGAATCCTCTTCTCGCTAGTACAATGCCATCACACCAAAAGTTGTCAAAGATCCTAGTACTAGAAGTTTGTTAGTCACAAATCCAACCATTTTGTACTTTGTAGATTTACTAATGCATTCTATAGCTAACGGGCATAGCCTTGAAATTTAAAAAGATGGACACAGATCTCTGAAGGCGAAGAATGCCTGGAgacaaggaagatgaagatttttcGAGCCttcactggagacaaaataatcctgcggtaaaagatgtagacaaagaagaagaagaagcagcagccattgagaaacagttcatGGCCTAgcaaaaaacaatagatttccaattACCCCGCCTATTGGAAATCAattggagacgaaataattctgaagccatTGGGAAACGgtccaagacctggcagaaaaccgactcaaagaccCATTGAAGACAAGAAAATCATGTAAACTTAAGGAGCTCAAGCGAGGACGTctcaacgacgattctgaaatagtctctctctctctctctctctctctctctctctctctctctctctctctctctctctctctctctctctctctctcgacaaaatcatcatgtagcagccattgagaaacatttcaaggcctggcaaaaaacCAATAGGTTTCCAATTACTCCGTCTTTGGGAGATCAGTTGGAGACGAAATGATTCTGAAGCCATTGGGAAACGGTCCAAGACTTGgtagaaaaccgactcaaagattcatTGAAGACAGGAAAATCATGCAGACTTTGGGATTTCAATCGAAGATGTctcaacgacgattctgaaatggtcttctctctctctctctctctctctctctctctctctctctctctctctctctctctctctctctctctctctctctctctctctctctctcgacaaaatcATCATGTAGCAGCCAatgagaaacagttcaaggcctggcaaaaaaacaatagatttccaattACTCCGTCTTTGGGAGATCAGTTGGAGACGAAATGATTCTGAAGCTATTGAGAAACGGTCCAAGACTTGGCAGAAACCCGACTCAAAGATCCattgaagacaagaaaatcctgcagactttgggagctcaatcgaagatacCTACagtacaacgacgattctgaaatggtcttctctctctctctctctctctctctctctctctctctctctctctctctctctctctctctctctctatatatatatatatatatatatatatatatatatatatatatgtatatatatatatatatatatatatatatatatatatatatatatatatatatatatatatatatatatgcatatatatatatatatatatatatatatatatatatatatatatatagtatgcacgtatgagtatgtatatatttatgtatgtgtatgtgtatatatacttacatacatacttacaaattgatatacatatgtaaattttccatatatatgtttgtatgtatgaacacacatatatatgtatattaccatatgtatgtatgtatacacacgcatatatatatatatatatatatacataaatacctacatatctggctgtatgtatgtatttatccatatatatcaccatcattatcatctcctcctgagcctattgacgcaaatagtcCTTTATAAatccatatactttatatatatatatatatatatatatatatatatatatttttgggctcaagccatgtcgtcctgatggaagttcctatagggtagcttcctagggtatattacaactacggcgatattcccagagaatttaccttaaggtaccagaattctaactcctggagcgagtatccctcgtgaaagggatatcgcgacatatcagaggacgtattctagacacgtcacatggcaatctactacctgaatagagattcgtctcgtaggagggagattgacgagatacgaattcgggaaagaaaaagtggggagccgctcccaaggcttcccaatcccccgattcgtatgcgtgcctggcgccaatcctggcgccatctgtattcctttttgcgtagcttaacaactcggtgttttttcctgtttttctcgcaaatcttggatttattcagcttttcatggcttcttcgtcttcgttgacctcggataagttgagtatagtgtctgttatgtataaatgtaggctcttggtaaaattttgagtgattaataggattaatctttgatacaagagccgtagcctaccagaggtgtcctggacactgtcactcgctaggtataaattagttagtcagagtgacattcctggttgttttgcttaataaaatttagctatttagctttacataggatttcctttcgtgcttagtattatttggcgaagtattcgccattctggcctacgctaggccatgtagcctagtcgtttggtcctagtacttaatgcatgattatggtttttccgagtgtaattaaaattttattgaagctttaggctatattttatacatgttagactgtgtggaatatttccaagattgtatacgtgagagtttcggtgaattaggtaatcgattctcttggtgcctaggctaattgcttatggagccttagtatactttatcatactccccggttgctttcttttcttcggagaaggtatgcaatccctttccctctgtttaagccttgggcttatccctaagtggttttttccgaatttattttcgataaaactatactagggtgttactgtaccttcctgttccagcagagtctggttcaaagagggtcagaacaacagagtttttagtctgagtccgtgttgtttggcttggggcagagtctccctcgctgacctaacacttacaaagggagctgagctcccttaggtcactgtagaaggtttctgtagttatgattccttcttgtgtgatcgaccagactaagtcctgttgctgttctcggggaggataaatcttcccttgggagttgcaacgccttccttgctttggtgctctggaagctggcaggtattatactactgcgctggccctttcccttagatctcccttaggctaagacagagttcttggctacgggtgatctgtcactaaagcaaggttggcaggaccctcttgtcccttccccctctatctccgtaatggcctagcctttactgtactgtaccttgccggccggcagagctggccggcaggggtattactgtaccatatgtcattctacttctggacctagtataggttgggatttggattgactaagcccattgctggccggcagagacgctggacggcaagggtcttatgttttcgagtgctgcccggacctctcttggtccctcatccatgcctgccggcagagccggacggcattggtcaaggaagcctgaattaagtttctccccttccttatatgcactctttcggttgccgggctgggggggttgtgtacactcttatcccggcatccattctattttcttctagtgctgtacctgtcccggcagccggcctatgaggccggctgccggcctatgaggccggcagccgggcaggggtagtcttctggttcttttgctgccggctggcatcggtcttgtacctttgccggccggcttatgtcagtccttgtctgccggtcaccaagagtgtggccggcagctgggtactaccttgtgtagttgctggccggcaatcattgccggccaacactggctgttgctggccggcagctgctgccgccggcacaggcatttgaaccagagggctgccgccctatagctgttaagtagtatactttaaagctaattgtggtgtgtgccggccggcaaaggcaggccggcacacatcctcctatactgtactagtattcttctgtatagcatatacagtaagaagaaaactatagtaaaagtttaggtacagcactgtatcttctaacactattgtgttttcttacacagccctttgctgttgccctcagacaggaagcagagttcttccccgtctattatccaggatttttaaaatcattgcctaggtgtgagctccacctgtttcctatggaaaccttgcattggttactctagtagagataaaccattttttgattttattatctggaaggctgcaacaatgggttgtgagggaaacacaagtgtgtgtctttcatttatgaattgttatgctatactatgcatatccagtgatacatagttcacttgatactcatggaaatttcttctctttacagaaggacactccgaagtggggaagtgctttctgcaatgtcagcagcaagaacctctgcggacatgagttttgtaggagacacgcagcatacgctgtctccaaggatgatctccggtattgggaccctcaggtatgtactgtgtgcactaacctgattaatgagacatttaaa
This genomic stretch from Palaemon carinicauda isolate YSFRI2023 chromosome 12, ASM3689809v2, whole genome shotgun sequence harbors:
- the LOC137651145 gene encoding axoneme-associated protein mst101(2)-like, whose product is MDREEVERLQAETYDGANHLAGETMEHTEMNEVSEKDPSEEMDSAEYGIQFDDFFAEIQQETEKEFFWCWLQYLAAAIVAVASGCNRGKQQLQQKHAAAEAEACSSSSRSRQQLKQKHAAAQAEACSSSSRSMQQRKQKHAAAQAEAGSSGSRSRQQLKQKQAEAQAEAGSSSSRSRQQLKQKHAPAEAEACTSGSRSMQQLKQKHAAVQAETGSSGSSSRQKLKQKQATAQAEAGSSGSRSRQQLKQKHAAAQAEACSSGSRSRQQLKQKHAAAEAEAGSSGSRSRQQRKQKQAAAQAEACSSSSRSRQQLKQKHAAAQAEACSSGSRSRQQRKQKQAAAEAEAGSSSSRSMQQLKQKHAAAEAEAGSSGSRSRQQLKQKQAAAQAEACSSGSRSRQQRKQKQAAAQAEACSSSSRSMQQRKQKQAAAEAEAGSSSSRSMQQLKQKHAAAEAEAGSSGSRSRQQLKQKQAAAQAEACSSGSRSRQQRKQKQAAAQAEAGSSSSRSMQQRKQKHAAAEAEACSSGSRSRQQRKQKQAAAQAEAGSSSSRSMQQQKQKHAAAEAEAGSSGSRSRQQLKQKQQKQKHAPAEAEAGSSSSRSMQQWKQKQAAAQAEACSSSSRSMQQLKQKHAAAEAEACSSGSRSMQQRKQKHAAAEAAAEAAAEAAASSCKQQQTAASSSKQLQAAASSTSS